The Sporocytophaga myxococcoides genome window below encodes:
- a CDS encoding three component ABC system middle component — protein sequence MKIKSVYHNELLGLIAVDAVLQRTKLISHAKSLLILPLLFHNETLNYILENKITNIEEIVTKRCKLISNFEIRYYSFLPITINAIYLGSSLGYLNVNEDGLGYIQNNGTSREDLGMRANKLINAAPLVGEILNEDAIRLYSFLHLKI from the coding sequence ATGAAGATTAAATCTGTTTATCATAATGAATTGCTCGGTTTAATTGCTGTAGATGCAGTTTTGCAAAGGACTAAATTGATTTCTCATGCGAAGTCTCTATTAATTCTCCCACTTCTTTTTCACAATGAGACATTAAATTATATTTTAGAAAATAAGATAACAAATATTGAAGAAATAGTAACAAAGCGATGTAAGCTCATTTCTAACTTTGAAATAAGATATTACTCTTTTTTACCTATAACAATCAATGCAATTTATTTAGGTTCTTCTTTGGGCTATTTAAATGTTAATGAAGATGGCTTGGGATATATTCAAAACAATGGTACGTCTAGGGAAGATTTAGGTATGAGAGCCAATAAACTTATTAATGCAGCGCCTTTAGTTGGAGAAATATTAAATGAGGATGCAATCAGACTTTATTCATTTTTACACCTTAAAATATGA
- a CDS encoding DUF3732 domain-containing protein, with the protein MKFNINKLIIWKSSLESTPIIYSFEPNKINVITGGSNTGKTCVLKIIDYCLFGKNNEVPDDVNERTSFYGIQITINNETITIGRASFDEFNKTSENYYFSEEGNIPERSPKLLPNYLVKENVIKNFLEREYYITENYELRKVGTKIKEGSRLKLEYFSIFNTISQNLILDEENFFDYQLNGRDRQLYREVLESIFDICIGISTQEEYELRKEIAKVKNSLNSLQKKKETAERRINKNEEFIRNLITKARQLDLVDDEIDVNNLEEAFWILEERINSQFTELQKLVVPDDFNEIDKERYNIRQKIRSLSKLKEQIEEHGALQKEKEDSLKPIDYLFQNKENLINLTGVNDFINLLSSELRMIKDSLSVVPKANANIDEEITILGQQLEEVERKLNSYPKKKDFVNVNQRNIGLIQTKTEIKNFLSEKRNIKDENIDSYNTLIRKYQEQIDSLTAKLPEDEVPLRNRRINLLNSLIQNYYNQVKDSLDNYRNYRVEFDYRRMILELLKPGDDKSASISGSSNYLFLQLCLFLGLHELFIKKKVAKNYVPQFLIIDYPSLPYKSKETNISDQSINDSDRIKLRSAFELLNNFIEVITGNNEGQYGDNFQIIILEHISPDIWKHPSNLERFHLVETFRDEKSLLGF; encoded by the coding sequence ATGAAGTTTAATATTAATAAATTAATTATTTGGAAAAGCTCACTAGAGTCCACTCCAATTATTTATTCTTTTGAACCTAATAAAATTAATGTCATTACGGGGGGAAGCAATACAGGAAAAACATGTGTTTTAAAAATAATTGATTATTGTTTATTTGGTAAAAATAATGAAGTGCCAGATGATGTAAATGAAAGAACATCTTTTTATGGAATTCAAATAACAATAAATAATGAAACTATTACCATAGGAAGAGCTTCTTTTGATGAATTTAATAAGACTTCAGAGAATTATTATTTTTCTGAAGAAGGGAATATCCCAGAAAGAAGTCCTAAGTTATTGCCTAATTATTTAGTCAAAGAAAATGTTATTAAAAATTTCCTTGAAAGAGAGTATTATATAACTGAAAATTATGAGTTAAGAAAAGTTGGAACAAAAATTAAAGAAGGAAGTAGATTAAAACTTGAATATTTTTCAATATTTAATACTATTTCACAAAATCTAATATTGGATGAGGAGAATTTTTTTGATTATCAACTTAATGGTAGAGATCGTCAGTTATATAGAGAGGTGTTAGAAAGTATTTTTGATATCTGTATTGGGATTTCAACTCAAGAAGAGTATGAACTAAGGAAAGAAATTGCTAAAGTTAAAAATTCATTAAATTCCTTACAAAAGAAAAAAGAAACTGCCGAAAGAAGAATTAATAAAAACGAAGAGTTTATAAGAAATCTCATAACTAAAGCACGTCAGCTTGATCTAGTTGATGATGAAATCGATGTTAATAATTTGGAAGAAGCGTTTTGGATATTAGAAGAGCGAATAAATTCTCAGTTTACAGAATTACAGAAGTTAGTTGTACCTGATGATTTTAATGAAATTGATAAAGAGCGGTATAATATAAGGCAAAAAATAAGAAGTCTTAGTAAATTAAAAGAACAAATAGAAGAGCATGGCGCGCTTCAAAAAGAAAAAGAAGATTCGTTAAAACCTATAGACTACTTATTTCAAAATAAGGAAAATTTAATTAATCTCACAGGAGTAAATGATTTTATAAATTTATTATCAAGTGAGTTAAGAATGATTAAAGACTCACTTAGTGTTGTTCCCAAAGCAAATGCTAATATTGATGAAGAAATCACAATACTTGGACAACAACTAGAGGAAGTTGAAAGGAAGCTTAATAGTTATCCTAAGAAAAAAGATTTTGTAAATGTAAATCAGAGAAATATCGGGCTTATACAAACAAAGACCGAAATTAAAAATTTTCTTAGCGAGAAACGCAATATAAAGGATGAGAATATTGATAGTTATAATACTTTAATTAGAAAATATCAAGAGCAAATTGATTCATTAACTGCAAAATTGCCTGAGGATGAAGTTCCGTTAAGGAATAGAAGAATTAATTTATTAAATTCTTTAATTCAAAATTATTACAATCAGGTGAAGGACTCTCTAGATAATTATCGCAATTATAGGGTTGAATTTGACTATAGGAGAATGATACTAGAATTATTAAAACCTGGTGATGACAAGTCTGCAAGTATAAGTGGAAGTTCCAATTATCTTTTTCTACAATTATGTTTATTCCTTGGTCTGCATGAGCTTTTTATTAAAAAGAAGGTAGCTAAAAATTATGTTCCTCAATTCCTAATCATTGATTATCCAAGTTTGCCATATAAGTCAAAAGAAACCAATATATCAGATCAGAGTATTAATGATTCTGACAGGATTAAACTAAGGAGCGCATTTGAATTACTTAATAATTTTATAGAAGTTATTACAGGAAATAATGAAGGCCAATATGGTGATAACTTTCAAATAATTATATTGGAGCATATTAGTCCAGACATTTGGAAGCATCCTTCTAATTTAGAAAGATTTCATTTAGTTGAAACATTTAGAGATGAGAAGTCTCTACTAGGATTTTAA